The DNA window GATTCCATTCGCAATGGTGCCGATGATGATGGATCGGGCACCGTCGCGCTGTTGGAGATTGCCGAGGCGATGGCGCGTGGTGGGGCGCATCCGCGTCGCTCCATTCTCTTTGTCAATCACATGGGCGAAGAGGCGGGGCTGCTCGGCTCCAAGTGGTTTACCGATCATCCCACGGTGCCGGTGGATTCGATTGTCGCCGAGATTGATGAGGATATGACGGGGCGCGGGTTGCCCGATGATTTTCCGCTCGATGGGACGGTGGCGGCTACGCCGACGTATCTCGAGGTGATTGGCGCCAAGCGCTTGTCGCGTGAGTTTGGCGATTCGCTTGAGGCGGCCAATGCGCGCGAGCCGGTGCCATTCAAGTTTGATTATCGCTTTGACGCGCCGGGGCATCCGTTGCAGTACTACTGCCGAGCGGACCATTACAACTATGCGCGGTATGGGATTCCAGCGGTGGCGCTCTCGCGCGGGGAGCACCTCGATTACCACCAAGTGACGGACGAGGCGCAGTACATCGATTATCCGGATTTGGCGCGGGTGACGCGGATGGTGCACTCGGCGGCGCTGGTGATTGCGAACATGGGGCATCGGCCGAAGTTGGATGTGGCGAAGCCGGGGGATCCGCATGTGGCGTGTAGGCAGTGAGTGAGCCCGGTGGTGAAGGCTGACAGCGCGCGCGGCGCGGTCGGGTGCGCTCGCGTGCGCTCGCGTGCGCTCGCGTGCGCTCGCGTGCGCTGGCGTGCGCTGGCGTGCGTTGGCGCTCGAGCGTTGATGAGCGCGGCGAAATGATGGTGAGGGGCTTTGACAACACGCTGAGATTCGAGGGACTGGCTGTGAAGGCCCGTCGCCCGCCGGTGTGGCTTGCGGCGATATATCAAAACTTATATATTTGCCATGGGCGTCAAAGGGGTGGTGTGGGTGGGGGCGTCGCGAAAAGAGATTCGGGGGATGCCGGAGATGGCACGCCAACGACTGGGGCGCGCCCTCCGCGTGGTACAGGAAGGAGGCACACCGCCGGACTGGAAGTGGATGCGGAGTGTCGGCGATGGTGTGATTGAAATTCGTGTAGAAGCCGCCGGCGCCTTTCGCCTCATGTACGTCGCTCGTCTACTGAACGCGGTCTATGTATTGCATG is part of the Gemmatimonadota bacterium genome and encodes:
- a CDS encoding type II toxin-antitoxin system RelE/ParE family toxin, whose product is MGVKGVVWVGASRKEIRGMPEMARQRLGRALRVVQEGGTPPDWKWMRSVGDGVIEIRVEAAGAFRLMYVARLLNAVYVLHVFEKKSRKTPKLNITVARARLASVRRQSQE